A single Sodalis-like secondary symbiont of Drepanosiphum platanoidis DNA region contains:
- the tsaB gene encoding tRNA (adenosine(37)-N6)-threonylcarbamoyltransferase complex dimerization subunit type 1 TsaB: MSINILSFDTSTDLCSVALYFNKNIYFKYNLSPNSHMKYILQIINDLLLNANTDLSKINVISCSCGPGNFTGIRISIGVAQSISFAKNIPLISISTLEILAQGAWRKLKSHKVLSAIDAKSKQIYFAKYIRSKKGIWFILDKKEKIISLKNLIKIKTNIKKNWDISGNAWKNYEKYFLKNKNFLKNKIIFPSAIDMIPLTINYWKKNKISSLNKIKPIYLNKKYL, from the coding sequence ATGTCAATAAATATTTTATCATTTGATACTTCTACAGATTTATGTTCTGTTGCTTTATATTTTAATAAAAATATATATTTTAAATACAATTTAAGTCCAAATAGTCATATGAAATATATATTGCAAATAATAAATGACTTATTATTAAATGCAAATACAGATTTGTCTAAAATAAATGTAATTTCTTGTAGTTGTGGACCAGGAAATTTTACAGGAATAAGAATATCTATAGGAGTTGCACAAAGTATATCTTTTGCTAAAAATATTCCTTTAATATCAATTTCAACTTTAGAAATTCTTGCACAAGGAGCTTGGAGAAAATTAAAATCTCATAAAGTATTAAGTGCTATAGATGCTAAATCTAAACAAATATATTTTGCAAAATATATTAGATCTAAAAAAGGAATATGGTTTATTTTAGATAAAAAAGAAAAAATTATTTCTTTAAAAAATCTTATTAAAATTAAAACAAATATTAAAAAAAATTGGGATATATCAGGAAATGCATGGAAAAATTATGAAAAATATTTTTTAAAAAATAAAAATTTTTTAAAAAATAAAATTATATTTCCATCAGCAATAGATATGATTCCTTTAACAATTAATTATTGGAAAAAAAATAAAATATCATCTTTAAATAAAATTAAACCTATTTATTTGAATAAAAAATATTTATAA
- the tldD gene encoding metalloprotease TldD has translation MNLTIAEEHLLTNNNLKKEDILFLLEKTNNYHSNYSEFYFQSKFYESWILENKIIKNGSYDINQGIGIRIINEKKTGFSYTDQLNINNIKKSIEAASYIINEKKNIKPYILYPKKKICPYKTNNPLSEINNQDKINLLNRIDYIARSYDSRVCNVNVKLSGIYEIILIIATDNTIEADLRPLVQLSINVQVKDLGKREYGYKNIGGRFGYNFFMKNFNDKIKVDFYAQETVKIALNNLSSIEAPAGTMPVVLGSGSPGILLHEAIGHGLEGDFNRKKNSVFNDKIGKIVASPLCTIIDDGTIKESHGSLSIDDEGTPCQYNILIEKGILKNYMQDKLNAYLMKMNTTGNGRRESYAHLPMPRMTNTYMISGKSTKKEIISSIDYGLYAKSFSGGQVDITSGNFVFSTSEAYLIINGQIKEPVKNATLIGSGIEVMKNISMVGNDFLLSDNIGMCGKNGQNVPVGIGQPTLKVESITVGGTK, from the coding sequence ATGAATTTAACTATTGCAGAAGAGCATTTATTAACAAATAATAATTTAAAGAAAGAAGATATTTTATTTTTATTAGAAAAAACAAATAATTATCATTCAAATTATTCAGAATTTTATTTTCAATCAAAATTTTATGAATCTTGGATTTTAGAAAATAAAATAATTAAAAATGGATCATATGATATTAATCAAGGCATTGGAATTCGTATAATTAATGAAAAAAAAACTGGTTTTTCTTATACAGATCAATTAAACATTAATAATATTAAAAAAAGTATAGAAGCAGCAAGTTATATAATAAATGAAAAAAAAAATATTAAACCTTATATTTTATATCCAAAAAAAAAAATATGTCCATATAAAACAAATAATCCATTATCTGAAATAAATAATCAAGATAAAATTAATTTATTGAATCGTATAGATTATATAGCAAGATCATATGATAGTAGAGTATGTAATGTTAATGTAAAACTTTCTGGAATTTATGAAATAATTTTAATTATTGCAACTGATAATACAATAGAAGCAGATTTAAGACCATTAGTACAACTTTCTATTAATGTTCAAGTAAAAGATTTAGGTAAAAGAGAATATGGATATAAAAATATAGGTGGAAGATTTGGATATAATTTTTTTATGAAAAATTTTAATGATAAAATAAAAGTTGATTTTTATGCACAAGAAACTGTTAAAATTGCATTAAATAATTTATCTTCTATAGAAGCTCCAGCTGGTACAATGCCAGTAGTTTTAGGTTCTGGATCACCAGGAATATTATTGCATGAAGCTATAGGACATGGTTTAGAAGGAGATTTTAATAGAAAAAAAAACTCAGTATTTAATGATAAAATAGGAAAAATTGTAGCTTCTCCTTTATGTACTATAATAGATGATGGTACTATAAAAGAATCACATGGATCATTATCTATAGATGATGAAGGAACTCCATGTCAATATAACATTTTAATAGAAAAAGGAATTCTTAAAAATTATATGCAAGATAAATTAAATGCTTATTTAATGAAAATGAATACAACAGGTAATGGAAGAAGAGAATCTTATGCACATTTACCTATGCCTAGAATGACTAATACATATATGATTTCAGGTAAATCTACAAAAAAGGAAATTATTTCTAGTATAGATTATGGATTATATGCAAAAAGTTTTTCTGGAGGTCAAGTAGATATAACTTCTGGAAATTTTGTTTTTTCTACTTCTGAAGCATATTTAATTATAAATGGACAAATAAAAGAACCTGTTAAAAATGCAACATTAATTGGATCAGGAATTGAAGTTATGAAAAATATTTCTATGGTTGGAAATGATTTTTTATTAAGTGATAATATTGGAATGTGTGGTAAAAATGGTCAAAATGTTCCAGTTGGAATAGGTCAACCTACTTTAAAAGTAGAATCAATTACTGTTGGAGGAACAAAATAA
- a CDS encoding aminotransferase class V-fold PLP-dependent enzyme has protein sequence MKIPIYLDYASTTPVDPKVSQKMIKYLTINGIFGNPNSRSHSYGWEAENAIIKARKQIASLIGADSEEIIFTSGATESNNIAIKNTSYLLKKRYKHIITSLTEHKSVLNICAKLEKKGFKITRIIPDINNGLINLKKILESIRSDTFLISLMHANNEIGTINDIKNIGKLCKNNNIIFHVDASQSVGKIPINLKKMNIDLMSFSSHKLYGPKGIGGLFIKKKSKIFLKKNIYQKNNNNNVQFGTLPVHQIVGMGEAYKIAKKEMFYEIPKLYYFKKKLWKGLKKISGIKINGDFKKSIPNILNISFNYIDNISLIMILKNLAISTGSACSSGNKESSYVLKSIGINDNLAKNTLRLSIGRFTTKKEINYSIKYIKDSIKKYNFFFKTL, from the coding sequence ATGAAAATACCTATTTATCTTGATTATGCTTCTACTACTCCTGTTGATCCAAAAGTATCTCAAAAAATGATAAAATATCTTACAATAAATGGTATTTTTGGAAATCCAAATTCTCGTTCACACTCTTATGGTTGGGAAGCAGAAAATGCAATAATTAAAGCTCGTAAACAAATAGCATCACTTATTGGAGCAGATTCTGAAGAAATAATTTTTACTTCTGGTGCAACAGAATCTAATAATATTGCAATTAAAAATACATCTTATTTATTAAAAAAAAGATATAAACATATAATTACTAGTCTTACTGAACATAAATCAGTATTAAATATTTGTGCAAAACTTGAAAAAAAAGGATTTAAAATTACTAGAATTATTCCTGATATTAATAATGGATTAATTAATTTAAAAAAAATTTTAGAATCTATTAGATCAGATACTTTTTTAATTTCTTTAATGCATGCAAATAATGAAATTGGAACAATAAATGATATAAAAAATATTGGAAAATTATGTAAAAATAATAATATCATTTTTCATGTAGATGCATCTCAAAGTGTTGGAAAAATTCCTATAAATTTAAAAAAAATGAATATAGATTTAATGTCTTTTAGTTCTCATAAGTTATATGGACCTAAAGGTATTGGAGGGTTATTTATTAAAAAAAAATCAAAGATTTTTTTAAAAAAAAATATATATCAAAAAAATAATAATAATAATGTACAATTTGGAACATTACCAGTTCATCAAATTGTAGGTATGGGAGAGGCATATAAAATAGCAAAAAAAGAAATGTTTTATGAAATACCAAAATTATATTATTTTAAAAAAAAATTATGGAAAGGATTAAAAAAAATTTCTGGTATAAAAATTAATGGTGATTTTAAAAAAAGTATTCCTAACATTTTAAATATTAGTTTTAATTATATTGATAATATATCATTAATTATGATTTTAAAAAATTTAGCTATTTCAACTGGTTCAGCTTGTTCTTCTGGAAATAAAGAATCATCTTATGTATTAAAATCTATTGGAATTAATGATAATTTAGCAAAAAATACATTAAGATTATCTATAGGAAGATTTACAACTAAAAAAGAAATAAATTATTCTATTAAATATATTAAAGATTCTATAAAAAAATATAATTTTTTTTTTAAAACTTTATAA
- the ribB gene encoding 3,4-dihydroxy-2-butanone-4-phosphate synthase has product MNDSLIYKFGLPKERIENAIQALKNGSGILVIDDEDRENEGDMVFCAENMTVKQMALAIRHGSGIVCLCLTNKNRKKLGLSMMVKNNTSHYKTPFTVSIESAYGVTTGVSAKDRITTINSAIKDNAKPSDLNSPGHVFPLCAHPDGILGRSGHTEAAIELVSLSGMKPFSVLCEVTNNDGSMARTPEIIKFSKKYNMPIVTIQDLIFYKNNL; this is encoded by the coding sequence ATGAATGATAGTTTAATATATAAATTTGGATTACCTAAAGAACGTATAGAAAATGCAATTCAAGCATTAAAAAATGGATCTGGAATTTTAGTTATAGATGACGAAGATAGAGAAAATGAAGGAGACATGGTTTTTTGTGCAGAAAATATGACAGTTAAACAAATGGCATTAGCTATTAGACATGGAAGTGGTATTGTTTGCTTATGTTTAACTAATAAAAATAGAAAAAAATTAGGTTTATCAATGATGGTAAAAAATAATACAAGTCATTATAAAACTCCATTTACAGTTAGTATAGAATCAGCTTATGGTGTAACTACAGGAGTATCTGCTAAAGATAGAATAACAACTATTAATTCAGCAATAAAAGATAATGCTAAACCATCAGATCTTAATAGTCCAGGTCATGTATTTCCTTTATGTGCTCATCCTGATGGAATTTTAGGTAGATCTGGACATACAGAAGCTGCAATTGAATTAGTATCTTTATCAGGTATGAAACCATTTAGTGTATTATGTGAAGTAACAAATAATGATGGAAGCATGGCTCGTACACCAGAAATTATTAAATTTTCTAAAAAATATAATATGCCAATAGTTACTATACAAGATTTAATTTTTTATAAAAATAATTTATAA
- the rplS gene encoding 50S ribosomal protein L19 — protein MQHFIDYIEKKQMKKNIPYFRSGDSLSIKVWVVEGNKKRLQLFEGIVIAIKNRGLNSSFTIRKISNNIGVERVFQTHSPIINEIIVSRHGSVRKSKLYYLRNLTGKSARIKERL, from the coding sequence ATGCAACATTTTATTGATTATATTGAAAAAAAACAAATGAAGAAAAATATACCATATTTTAGATCTGGAGATTCTTTATCAATTAAAGTATGGGTTGTAGAAGGAAATAAAAAAAGATTACAATTATTTGAAGGAATAGTTATTGCTATAAAAAATAGAGGATTAAATTCTTCATTTACAATTCGTAAAATATCTAATAATATTGGAGTAGAGAGAGTTTTTCAAACTCATTCTCCAATTATTAATGAAATAATTGTAAGTCGTCATGGAAGTGTTAGAAAATCTAAATTATATTATTTAAGAAATCTTACTGGAAAATCTGCACGAATTAAAGAAAGATTATAA
- the trmD gene encoding tRNA (guanosine(37)-N1)-methyltransferase TrmD yields the protein MNIGIISIFPEMFNAITKFGITKKAIKNKLLKFYCWNPRKFTNSKNFNIDDRPYGGGPGMLMKMEPLQNAINYGKKILSGNKKIIYLTPQGKKLNFNKLKKLINIKNIILVCGRYEGIDERLIISEIDEEISIGDYILSGGELAAMILIDSITRFIPGVLQHKLSSVEDSFENGLLDYPSYTRPRVINKIHVPNILLNGNHKKIYYWRLKQSLGRTWIKRPDLLKKIKLTNIQKNLLNEFKNEYFISYKEK from the coding sequence ATTAATATTGGAATAATTAGTATATTTCCTGAAATGTTTAATGCTATTACAAAATTTGGAATTACAAAAAAAGCAATAAAAAATAAATTATTAAAATTTTATTGTTGGAATCCTCGTAAATTTACTAATTCTAAAAATTTTAATATAGATGATAGACCATATGGAGGTGGTCCAGGAATGCTTATGAAAATGGAACCATTACAAAATGCAATTAATTATGGAAAGAAAATTTTATCTGGTAATAAAAAAATAATATATTTAACTCCACAAGGTAAAAAGTTAAATTTTAATAAATTAAAAAAATTAATTAATATAAAAAATATAATATTAGTTTGTGGTAGATATGAAGGAATAGATGAAAGATTAATTATATCAGAAATTGATGAAGAAATATCAATAGGAGATTATATATTAAGTGGAGGTGAATTAGCAGCTATGATTCTTATAGATTCTATTACTAGATTTATTCCAGGAGTATTACAACATAAGTTATCTTCTGTAGAAGATTCTTTTGAAAATGGATTATTAGATTATCCAAGTTATACAAGACCACGTGTAATAAATAAAATTCATGTTCCAAATATTTTACTTAATGGAAATCATAAAAAAATTTATTATTGGAGATTAAAACAATCTTTAGGTAGAACTTGGATAAAAAGACCAGATCTTTTAAAAAAAATTAAATTAACTAATATTCAAAAAAATTTATTAAATGAATTTAAAAATGAATATTTTATTTCTTATAAAGAAAAATAA
- the rimM gene encoding ribosome maturation factor RimM (Essential for efficient processing of 16S rRNA), producing the protein MINKPIIIGKIGSVYGTKGLIKIFSFMENKKNIFNFKKIWIKKINKWNELLIKFWQIKNNNFFILIKDINSREKASILTNNYIYISKNQLPILKKNNFYWYDLINFNVINSSGYNFGKIFNIINTGSNDILIIKKNKKFSYNKEILIPFIEKDVIKEVNIKLKKIFVKWEKNY; encoded by the coding sequence ATGATAAATAAACCTATAATTATAGGTAAAATAGGATCAGTATATGGAACAAAAGGATTAATAAAAATTTTTTCTTTTATGGAAAATAAAAAAAATATATTTAATTTTAAAAAAATATGGATTAAAAAAATTAATAAATGGAATGAATTATTAATAAAATTTTGGCAAATTAAAAATAATAATTTTTTTATTTTAATTAAAGATATAAATTCTAGAGAAAAAGCTAGTATATTAACTAATAATTATATTTATATAAGCAAAAATCAATTACCTATTTTAAAAAAAAATAATTTTTATTGGTATGATTTAATAAATTTTAATGTAATAAATTCTTCTGGATATAATTTTGGAAAAATTTTTAATATTATTAATACTGGATCTAATGATATTTTAATAATAAAAAAAAATAAAAAATTTTCTTATAATAAAGAAATATTAATACCTTTTATTGAAAAAGATGTTATTAAAGAAGTTAATATAAAACTAAAAAAAATTTTTGTAAAATGGGAAAAAAATTATTAA
- the rpsP gene encoding 30S ribosomal protein S16 produces the protein MVIIRLSRGGSKKRPFYKIIVADNRRPRDGKFIEKIGFFNPFASIKDKKLFFNIKLFDKWVKNGAILSKKTNSLIKIFKKNMFIN, from the coding sequence ATGGTTATTATTAGATTATCTAGAGGTGGATCAAAAAAACGTCCATTTTATAAAATTATTGTAGCAGATAATAGAAGACCTAGAGATGGAAAATTTATAGAAAAAATAGGATTTTTTAATCCATTTGCATCAATAAAAGATAAAAAATTATTTTTTAATATAAAATTATTTGATAAATGGGTTAAAAATGGTGCTATTTTATCAAAAAAAACTAATAGTTTAATAAAAATTTTTAAAAAAAATATGTTTATAAATTAA
- the ffh gene encoding signal recognition particle protein: MFEILSNQLIKSFKKIRDYGRLTEKNIKNTLHEIKIALLNADVSIFVIKHLIFCIKKKALGKKINKSFTPGQELIKIVFYELINLMEDCKNNLNLFHKIPSIILVVGLQGVGKTTFVNKLSKFIVKNKKKKVLVVSTDIYRPAAIKQLEILSKNTNIDFFISNNKQNPIDIIKKAIVFSKKNFYEVLIIDTAGRLHTNNSMMKELSNIYKISKPNETLLVVDGMTGQDAINSTKIFNKYIEITGITLTKMDGDARGGAALSMKYVTNKPIKFISYGEDYSSLEVFNAKKIAKRILDMNDTLSLINDIEKNININKIKLLKNKIKKGNNFSITEFLDQIKQIKNVGNIKKIFKRIPNFKNLYKNMNSSLIDDKMIIYAESIINSMTIEERNKPNIIKGSRKKRIAYGSGLKIQDVNKFLKNFEETKRVMKKIKKIGIIKIMRNIGGMIPFNFKKK, from the coding sequence ATGTTTGAAATTTTATCTAATCAATTAATTAAATCTTTTAAAAAAATAAGAGATTATGGAAGGTTAACAGAAAAAAATATTAAAAATACATTACATGAAATAAAAATAGCATTATTAAATGCTGATGTTTCAATTTTTGTTATAAAACATTTAATATTTTGTATAAAAAAAAAAGCATTAGGAAAAAAAATTAATAAAAGTTTTACTCCAGGTCAAGAATTAATTAAAATAGTTTTTTATGAATTAATTAATTTAATGGAAGATTGTAAAAATAATTTAAATTTATTTCATAAAATTCCATCAATAATATTAGTAGTAGGTTTACAAGGAGTTGGAAAAACTACTTTTGTTAACAAATTAAGTAAATTTATTGTTAAAAATAAAAAAAAAAAAGTTTTAGTAGTTTCTACAGATATTTATAGACCAGCAGCTATTAAACAATTAGAAATTTTATCAAAAAATACAAATATAGATTTTTTTATATCAAATAATAAACAAAATCCCATTGATATAATAAAAAAAGCAATTGTATTTTCTAAAAAAAATTTTTATGAAGTATTAATTATTGATACTGCTGGAAGATTACATACAAATAATTCTATGATGAAAGAATTATCTAATATTTATAAAATTTCTAAACCAAATGAAACATTATTAGTTGTAGATGGAATGACTGGTCAAGATGCTATTAATAGCACAAAAATATTTAATAAATATATTGAAATAACAGGAATAACACTTACAAAAATGGATGGAGATGCAAGAGGTGGAGCAGCTCTTTCTATGAAATATGTTACAAATAAACCTATTAAGTTTATTTCTTATGGTGAAGATTATTCTAGTTTAGAAGTTTTTAATGCAAAAAAAATAGCTAAACGTATTTTAGATATGAATGATACTTTATCATTAATTAATGATATAGAAAAAAATATTAATATAAATAAAATAAAATTATTAAAAAATAAAATAAAAAAAGGAAATAATTTTTCTATTACAGAATTTCTTGATCAAATAAAACAAATAAAAAATGTAGGAAATATAAAAAAAATTTTTAAAAGAATACCTAATTTTAAAAATTTATATAAAAATATGAATTCTTCTTTAATTGATGATAAAATGATTATTTATGCAGAATCTATAATAAATTCTATGACAATTGAAGAAAGAAATAAACCTAATATTATCAAAGGATCTAGAAAAAAAAGAATTGCATATGGATCAGGATTAAAAATACAAGATGTTAATAAGTTTCTTAAAAATTTTGAAGAAACTAAAAGAGTTATGAAAAAAATAAAAAAAATAGGCATAATTAAAATTATGAGAAATATTGGTGGAATGATTCCTTTTAATTTTAAAAAAAAATAA
- the nusB gene encoding transcription antitermination factor NusB, with product MNLSPRHQARKKAVQALYALEVSKNDIYSIENFFLKKKNMKYVDINYFSELYLKVAFNFKFLDKLMIPYLSRPIENIGYIESAILRIALYELCKKKEIPYKVIINEAIKLTKSFGPTESYKFVNAVLDKVCKKIRFK from the coding sequence TTGAATTTATCTCCTCGTCATCAAGCAAGAAAAAAAGCTGTACAAGCTCTTTATGCATTAGAGGTATCCAAAAATGATATATATTCTATTGAAAATTTTTTTCTAAAAAAAAAAAATATGAAATATGTTGATATTAATTATTTTAGTGAATTATATTTAAAAGTAGCTTTTAACTTTAAATTTTTAGATAAACTTATGATTCCGTATTTATCTCGTCCTATAGAAAATATAGGATACATAGAATCTGCAATATTACGTATTGCATTATATGAACTTTGTAAAAAAAAGGAAATACCATATAAGGTTATCATAAATGAAGCAATAAAACTTACAAAATCTTTTGGTCCAACTGAAAGTTATAAATTTGTAAATGCTGTATTAGACAAAGTTTGTAAAAAAATAAGATTTAAATAA
- the ribE gene encoding 6,7-dimethyl-8-ribityllumazine synthase — MKIIEGKILSPKSKIAIVVSRFNKSINNNLLDGALNTLKRVGQVKDDNITIVWVPGAYEIPLIVNILSLKKFDAIIALATIIKGNTSHFEFISSSCSSEISSISIKNSLPIIFGILTTNNIEQAIERSGTKLGNKGIDAALSALESINIIKYIKNI, encoded by the coding sequence ATGAAAATTATTGAAGGAAAAATTTTATCTCCAAAATCAAAAATAGCAATTGTAGTTTCAAGATTTAATAAATCTATTAATAATAATTTACTTGATGGAGCATTAAATACTTTAAAAAGAGTTGGACAAGTTAAAGATGATAATATTACTATTGTATGGGTTCCTGGAGCTTATGAAATTCCATTAATTGTTAATATTCTAAGTTTAAAAAAATTTGATGCTATTATAGCATTAGCTACTATTATTAAAGGAAATACATCACATTTTGAATTTATTTCTAGTTCATGTAGTTCAGAAATATCTTCTATATCAATAAAAAATTCATTACCTATAATATTTGGAATATTAACTACTAATAATATTGAACAAGCAATAGAACGTTCAGGAACAAAATTAGGAAATAAAGGAATAGATGCAGCATTAAGTGCATTAGAATCTATTAATATTATTAAATACATAAAAAATATATAA
- the ribD gene encoding bifunctional diaminohydroxyphosphoribosylaminopyrimidine deaminase/5-amino-6-(5-phosphoribosylamino)uracil reductase RibD yields MKNDKIYLTRAIELAKKGRFTTSPNPMVGCVIVNNNKIVGEGYHFYPGENHAEINALKMSNKLSIGATAYINLEPCFHYGKTPPCVQALVSSGISRVVFSILDPNPKVSGKSFNYLKKIGIDVSYGLMKEESEDLNKFFIKKMTTGFPWISLKLATSLDGRIALKNGSSKWITSTESRNDVQLYRAKNDAILSTSSTIIKDNPLLTVRKNSLPLKIQKLYKNSFFKQPIRIIIDSSNRINPKYKIFKNYGKILLIHLLLDNHKWLRNVKQIIIPKYVKNKNFNYIDIIYLFKYLGSKNINSVWIESGSNFAGNLIKLKIIDELILYQSPKLLGSDSYPLFKIKGLLNINKAPKFNIINFKKIGEDIRFKLKPIYKK; encoded by the coding sequence ATGAAAAACGATAAAATTTATTTAACTCGCGCTATAGAGTTAGCAAAAAAAGGTCGTTTTACTACTTCACCTAATCCTATGGTAGGATGTGTTATTGTTAATAATAATAAAATTGTTGGTGAAGGATATCATTTTTATCCTGGAGAAAATCATGCAGAAATAAATGCATTAAAAATGTCTAATAAATTATCTATTGGAGCTACTGCTTATATTAACCTTGAACCATGTTTTCATTATGGAAAAACTCCACCTTGTGTACAAGCTTTAGTATCTTCTGGTATATCTAGAGTTGTTTTTTCAATTTTAGATCCTAATCCAAAAGTATCTGGAAAAAGTTTTAATTATTTAAAAAAAATAGGAATAGATGTATCATATGGTTTAATGAAAGAAGAATCAGAAGATTTAAATAAATTTTTTATAAAAAAAATGACTACTGGATTTCCATGGATAAGTTTAAAATTAGCAACATCTTTAGATGGAAGAATTGCATTAAAAAATGGATCAAGTAAATGGATTACTTCTACAGAATCTAGAAATGATGTACAATTATATAGAGCAAAAAATGATGCAATTTTATCTACTTCATCAACAATTATTAAAGATAATCCATTACTTACAGTAAGAAAAAATTCTTTACCATTAAAAATTCAAAAATTATATAAAAATTCTTTTTTTAAACAACCTATTAGAATTATTATTGATAGTTCTAATAGAATAAATCCAAAATATAAAATTTTTAAAAATTATGGAAAAATATTATTAATTCATCTTTTATTAGATAATCATAAATGGTTAAGAAATGTAAAACAAATAATAATTCCTAAATATGTTAAAAATAAAAATTTTAATTATATTGATATAATATATTTATTTAAATATCTTGGATCTAAAAATATTAATAGTGTTTGGATAGAATCAGGATCAAATTTTGCTGGTAATTTAATAAAATTAAAAATAATAGATGAATTAATTTTATATCAATCACCTAAATTATTAGGTAGTGATTCTTATCCATTATTTAAAATAAAAGGATTATTAAATATAAATAAAGCTCCTAAATTTAATATTATTAATTTTAAAAAAATAGGGGAAGATATAAGATTTAAATTAAAACCAATATATAAAAAATAA
- a CDS encoding GrxA family glutaredoxin — MFIVIFGQNECPYCIYAKILAKKLVKEKKFSYKFIDIKKKKISKNDLSKTIGKIINTVPQIFINKKYIGGFEDFKKYIKNNI, encoded by the coding sequence ATGTTTATAGTAATTTTTGGTCAAAATGAATGTCCATATTGTATTTATGCTAAAATTTTAGCTAAAAAATTAGTAAAAGAAAAAAAATTTAGTTATAAATTTATTGATATAAAAAAAAAAAAAATATCTAAAAATGATTTATCTAAAACTATTGGTAAAATAATTAATACTGTTCCACAAATTTTTATTAATAAAAAATATATAGGAGGTTTTGAAGATTTTAAAAAATATATAAAAAATAATATATAA